The Streptomyces racemochromogenes DNA segment TGCTCGGCAGGCGTGTCGGGGCGCATGGTTCACACCGTACTGCTGCTGGTCAGTTGAGGGGGGAGGTCTTAGGGTGCCCGCCGTGCGGGATCGCGTGCGGGTGGTGGTGCAGAGGGGCGGCCGGCCGGTGGGGCGGGCGGGTCTGGTGCGGCTGTGGTGGGTGGGTGGCGAGGTGCTCACCACGGTGGGTGTGGTGGTGGCGCTGCTGGTCGTGCACCAGGTGTGGTGGACCAACCGGCAGGCCGCGGCGGCCGCGCAGGAGCAGGTCCAGGTGTTGGAGGAGGGGTGGGGGAGGTCCGGGGGCGTCGTCGCGTCCGAGTCCCCTTCCGGGGATGGGGCCGGGGCTCCGGCGGGCGACGGGGGTGGGGATCCGGTCGTTGTCGAGGGTGGGTCCAGCGGTCCTCCGGTGGCGCCTGCTCCGGGGAAGGGCCGCGGGGCGGCCTCGCCGTCGCCGCCACCCGGGGGGAAGGCTCCGGCGGGCCGGGTGCCGGCGCGGGACGAGGCGTACGCGGTGTTGCGGATTCCGCGGATCGGGCTCGCCGTGCCCGTCGCCGAGGGGGTGGACAAGCGGGCCGTGCTGGACAAGGGGTACGCCGGCCACTACGCGGGGACCGCGCAGCCCGGTGCGGAGGGGAACTTCGCGCTCGCCGGGCACCGGAACACGCACGGGGAGCCGTTCCGGTACCTGAACCGGCTGCGGGACGGGGACGAGGTGTACGTCGACGTGCGGGGGCGGCGGTACGTGTACGTGGTGGGGAAGGTGCTGGCGGAGACGAGCCCGGGGGACGTAGGGGTCATCGCTCCGGTGCCGCGGAGCGGGGTCAAGCCCGGGTACGGCTATGAGGTGGCCGGCTCCTACATCACGCTGACCACGTGCACGCCCGAGTACAGCTCCAGGTACCGGATGGTGGTGTGGGGGGCCCTCAAGACCGTTGTCAGTGCGGAGCATTAGTATCGGGCGTGGGTTCGACTTTCGAGGAGGGGGTGGGGATGGTGTTCGAGCGGTTCGTCCGTGCGCGGTCCTTCTTCGTCTCCTCCGTCCTGTCGTCCTCGCGCGTGGTGCGGGTGCTCGTCGCGCTGTTGCTGCTCGGCGGGTTCCTCGGGCTGGTGTCCGGGGACGCGGGGCTGGCCGCCGGGGTGGTCGTGCTGGCCGCCGCCGTCGCCGTGGGGGCCGCCGTGCTGGCCGCGTCCCTCGTACGGCCCGTGCCGCCGCACCGAATACGTACCGCGATCCGTGATCGCGAGCAGCGCACGGCGTTCCTGCCGCAGCGCGATCCCGACGCCTCGGGCCGGTCGCGGCCCAGGGCACCCGGCCGTCCGGTCCTGACGGCCGCGTAGGGGCGCGCAGTGCCTCCTGCCTTCTGCTGACCGATCGCTGTTGTCGCCCCTCGCGGGTCGTCACGCCGAAATGCACCTCTTTCGACGTTTGACGAGACCCCTCGGAGGGCCCGCGTGTCCGTTTTCACTGATCTTGTCGTCGAGCTGGGCCGGCTTCTGGAGCCGGTGCTGGCCGAGTCCGCGACCGCTGCCGCGATCGTGCTGTTCACCGTTCTCGTACGGCTGGCCCTGTACCCGCTGGGCCGTGCCGCGTTCCGTGCGGCGACGCCGGCGGCCGGCTGCCTGCCCATGCTGCTGCAGCTGCCGGTGTTCTACCTGATGTACCGGTCGTTCTCCTCGGGCGGGGAGCTGCTCGGGCACCGGCTGTTCGCCGCGCCGCTCGGGGCCCGCTGGACGGGGGCGCTGGAGGAGGGCGGCCCGTTCGGAGCGCAGGGGCTGGTGTTCCTCGCGCTGTTCGCCGCCATCGCGGTGGTGGCCGCCTGGAGCGCGGTGCGGGGGCGGCGGGCTGCCGCGGCCGCGCCCGTGCCCGCGCCCGTGCCGGTGCCGGTCGGTGGGAAGGGGGCTTCGCCGGCGCTGAGTGCCGAGCAGGTGGAGGCGATGCGGAAGCTGGGCGGCGTAGTGCCCCTGCTGTCGTTCGGGACGCTGGTGACCGCGGCCGTGGTCCCGCTGGCCGCCGGGCTCTACCTGCTGACCACCACCGCCTGGTCGGTCGGGGAGCGGGCCTGGCTCCAGTACCGGAAGGAGAGCGCCGCGCGTTCCAGTCTGTGAACGGGGTCTTGCGGATTGGCCGGACTTCTTGGAGGATCAGCCAATCCTCCGATGGCCGCAACCCATCGGCCGGCCCGTGCCGTGCCCGTTCCACCGGCATGCCCATGGGTCGACCACCCACGACCACGGGAGAATGCCCATGAAGCTGCTGCGTGTCGGACCCGCCGGGTCGGAGCGCCCCGCGCTGCTCGACCAGGACGGGACCCTGCGGGACCTGTCCGGCCTGATCACGGATGTGGACGGCGCCCTGCTGTCCGACGAGTCCGTACTGTCCCGGGTACGGGAGGCCGCGGAGGGCGGCGAGCTGCCGGTCCTGGACGCCGAGGGGCTGCGGATCGGCTCCGCGGTCGGCCGGATCGGCAAGGTCGTGGGCATCGGGCTGAACTACTTCGGGCACGCGGCCGAGATCGGTGCGGAGCCGCCGGCCGAGCCGATCCTGTTCCTGAAGGCCGCGGACACCGTGGTCGGCCCCGACGACACCGTGCTCATCCCGCGCGGCAGCGTGAAGACCGACTGGGAGGCCGAGCTCGGCGTCGTCATCGGCAGCACCGCCCGCTACCTGGGCTCCGCCGAGGAGGGTCTGGCGCACGTGGGCGGCTACGTGCT contains these protein-coding regions:
- a CDS encoding fumarylacetoacetate hydrolase family protein; this encodes MKLLRVGPAGSERPALLDQDGTLRDLSGLITDVDGALLSDESVLSRVREAAEGGELPVLDAEGLRIGSAVGRIGKVVGIGLNYFGHAAEIGAEPPAEPILFLKAADTVVGPDDTVLIPRGSVKTDWEAELGVVIGSTARYLGSAEEGLAHVGGYVLVNDVSEREFQIERGGTWDKGKNCETFTPLGPWLVTADEVPDPQVLDVKLWVNGELRQDGNTADQIFPVGEVVRYLSQFMTLYPGDVIVTGTPAGVAMGQPEPKPYLRAGDVVELEIEKLGRQRQEFKSA
- a CDS encoding YidC/Oxa1 family membrane protein insertase; the protein is MSVFTDLVVELGRLLEPVLAESATAAAIVLFTVLVRLALYPLGRAAFRAATPAAGCLPMLLQLPVFYLMYRSFSSGGELLGHRLFAAPLGARWTGALEEGGPFGAQGLVFLALFAAIAVVAAWSAVRGRRAAAAAPVPAPVPVPVGGKGASPALSAEQVEAMRKLGGVVPLLSFGTLVTAAVVPLAAGLYLLTTTAWSVGERAWLQYRKESAARSSL
- a CDS encoding class E sortase, with the translated sequence MPAVRDRVRVVVQRGGRPVGRAGLVRLWWVGGEVLTTVGVVVALLVVHQVWWTNRQAAAAAQEQVQVLEEGWGRSGGVVASESPSGDGAGAPAGDGGGDPVVVEGGSSGPPVAPAPGKGRGAASPSPPPGGKAPAGRVPARDEAYAVLRIPRIGLAVPVAEGVDKRAVLDKGYAGHYAGTAQPGAEGNFALAGHRNTHGEPFRYLNRLRDGDEVYVDVRGRRYVYVVGKVLAETSPGDVGVIAPVPRSGVKPGYGYEVAGSYITLTTCTPEYSSRYRMVVWGALKTVVSAEH
- a CDS encoding DUF6412 domain-containing protein produces the protein MGSTFEEGVGMVFERFVRARSFFVSSVLSSSRVVRVLVALLLLGGFLGLVSGDAGLAAGVVVLAAAVAVGAAVLAASLVRPVPPHRIRTAIRDREQRTAFLPQRDPDASGRSRPRAPGRPVLTAA